In Actinomadura citrea, a single window of DNA contains:
- a CDS encoding DUF3841 domain-containing protein yields MPPFPVRDAEPEQAVPAGRMGYDLDAERLLLHTVQSAEAFEALLTTGTLTTDPDLAEAEFTDAYDWIHRMMAARLPTSGEGALWLWARTRREHLVDSCRRSRGQVLLTCRVPRERVLLSHFDEWHLVLNRALGMPRLPGESEDDAFARWEEAQDVFDARLRAAGLRDAPIRNWTPDLRNEIETSWECILDRANYGPSECWQATVHALNTNDVVEATRIT; encoded by the coding sequence GTGCCCCCCTTTCCCGTTCGCGACGCCGAGCCCGAGCAGGCCGTGCCCGCCGGTCGGATGGGCTACGACCTCGACGCGGAGCGGCTGCTGCTTCACACCGTCCAGTCGGCCGAGGCGTTCGAGGCCCTGCTCACGACGGGCACCCTGACGACGGACCCGGACCTGGCGGAGGCCGAGTTCACGGACGCCTACGACTGGATCCACCGGATGATGGCGGCCCGCCTGCCGACCAGCGGCGAGGGCGCACTGTGGCTCTGGGCACGCACCCGCCGCGAGCATCTGGTCGACAGTTGCCGCCGCTCGCGCGGCCAGGTACTGCTCACCTGCCGGGTCCCGCGCGAGCGGGTGCTCCTCTCACACTTCGACGAGTGGCATCTGGTCCTGAACAGGGCCCTGGGAATGCCGAGGCTGCCGGGCGAGTCCGAGGACGACGCCTTCGCCCGCTGGGAGGAGGCACAAGACGTTTTCGACGCCCGTCTACGAGCAGCGGGACTGCGCGACGCCCCGATCCGAAACTGGACCCCCGACCTGCGGAACGAGATCGAGACCTCCTGGGAATGCATCCTCGACCGAGCCAACTACGGCCCGTCCGAGTGCTGGCAGGCCACCGTGCACGCCTTGAACACCAACGACGTGGTGGAAGCGACCCGAATCACCTGA
- a CDS encoding MFS transporter translates to MGLREQLNKRDFRRLIVGQTVSSFGDWMGTLALMYFVLELSDSTTAVGGVLVLRLLPSALGAPVAARVVTRWRRRSVLMWSTLVQTGMAVALPIVPWLVWVYFWAFMIEVAGLIFLPARDASIPFLIEEEENRHDTGTLEIANGITMATSYGMIPVGAGAFGLILYFSQHIGLEGHWRYVAVFWLDALTYLGCYFAIRSIPDLGPGPVERREVERSEQEASPRGLLSAVRLPVVRGVLPGVAVVSLGLGALFSLGVVFVRNVLAAGPVGFGTLVVLFGVGALVGLLIIHRKVRNLAVQIRVGTAVQGVVIFLMALLGTVVWAFIGAVLFGAAATSALVGGITYLQESLSGVNRNLALTAFHAVLRFGLALAALVAGAAADLLRRAGAAPLGLPPSQFVLAVSGLIVLFGATLIRVPGANGLSAR, encoded by the coding sequence ATGGGACTCAGGGAGCAGCTGAACAAGCGCGACTTCCGGCGGCTCATCGTCGGCCAGACGGTGTCCTCGTTCGGCGACTGGATGGGCACGCTGGCGCTGATGTACTTCGTGCTGGAGCTCAGCGACTCCACGACGGCGGTCGGCGGCGTCCTGGTGCTGCGGCTGCTCCCGTCCGCGCTCGGCGCGCCGGTGGCGGCGCGGGTGGTGACGCGGTGGCGGCGGCGGAGCGTGCTGATGTGGTCGACCCTCGTCCAGACGGGGATGGCGGTGGCGCTGCCGATCGTGCCGTGGCTGGTGTGGGTGTACTTCTGGGCCTTCATGATCGAGGTTGCGGGCCTGATCTTCCTGCCGGCCCGGGACGCCTCCATCCCGTTCCTCATCGAGGAGGAGGAGAACCGGCACGACACCGGCACGCTGGAGATCGCCAACGGCATCACGATGGCGACCTCGTACGGGATGATCCCGGTGGGGGCGGGCGCGTTCGGGCTGATCCTCTACTTCTCGCAGCACATCGGCCTGGAAGGCCACTGGCGCTACGTGGCGGTGTTCTGGCTCGACGCCCTGACCTACCTGGGCTGCTACTTCGCCATCCGCTCGATTCCCGATCTCGGTCCGGGGCCGGTCGAGCGGCGGGAGGTCGAGCGCAGCGAGCAGGAGGCGTCGCCCCGCGGTCTCCTCTCGGCGGTGCGGCTGCCCGTGGTGCGCGGCGTCCTGCCGGGGGTGGCGGTGGTGTCGCTCGGGCTGGGCGCGCTGTTCTCGCTGGGCGTGGTGTTCGTGCGGAACGTCCTGGCGGCGGGCCCGGTGGGGTTCGGGACGCTGGTGGTGCTGTTCGGGGTCGGCGCCCTCGTCGGGCTGCTGATCATCCACCGCAAGGTGCGGAACCTGGCGGTGCAGATCCGGGTCGGGACGGCCGTGCAGGGGGTGGTGATCTTCCTCATGGCCCTGCTCGGGACGGTGGTGTGGGCGTTCATCGGAGCCGTGCTGTTCGGCGCGGCGGCGACCAGTGCCCTGGTGGGCGGCATCACCTACCTTCAGGAGTCGCTCAGCGGCGTGAACCGGAACCTGGCCCTCACGGCCTTCCACGCCGTCCTGCGGTTCGGCCTGGCACTGGCCGCGCTGGTGGCGGGAGCCGCGGCCGACCTCCTGAGGAGGGCCGGCGCGGCTCCGCTCGGCTTGCCGCCGTCCCAGTTCGTGCTGGCGGTGTCGGGGCTGATCGTCCTGTTCGGGGCGACCCTGATCCGGGTCCCCGGCGCCAACGGCCTCTCCGCTAGGTGA
- a CDS encoding carboxymuconolactone decarboxylase family protein: MNIEIPEGKDPIQYVWGEMVPGIGPAASNLSLAVYAHTTLGLREFEAARLRVAQLNGCLFCLDWRTDRDGEKVEEGFADAVTEWRTTGAFDDRTRLAAEYAERYVLDHHGLDEDFWTRMSACYTQAEIVELSMCIGSWLAFGRLNRVLGLDAMCVLPRP; the protein is encoded by the coding sequence GTGAACATCGAGATCCCCGAGGGCAAGGACCCGATCCAGTACGTGTGGGGCGAGATGGTGCCGGGCATCGGCCCCGCCGCCTCGAACCTCTCCCTCGCCGTCTACGCGCACACCACCCTCGGACTCCGCGAGTTCGAGGCGGCCCGGCTGCGCGTCGCCCAGCTCAACGGCTGCCTGTTCTGCCTCGACTGGCGGACGGACCGCGACGGCGAGAAGGTCGAGGAGGGGTTCGCCGACGCGGTGACCGAATGGCGCACCACCGGCGCCTTCGACGACCGCACCCGCCTGGCCGCCGAGTACGCCGAGCGCTACGTCCTCGACCACCACGGGCTGGACGAGGACTTCTGGACCCGGATGTCCGCCTGCTACACCCAGGCGGAGATTGTGGAGCTGAGCATGTGCATCGGCTCCTGGCTGGCCTTCGGACGCCTCAACCGCGTCCTCGGCCTCGACGCCATGTGCGTCCTGCCCCGTCCCTGA
- a CDS encoding 4'-phosphopantetheinyl transferase family protein has translation MPVLECAVHWARPADDPRMRDLLDDGERDRYARFMRAEDKARFVTGRFLARTVLAEATGRPPHDLHFTTGCPHCGDAHGKPRLPGSGLDFSLSHSGDRVLLVLVEGAEVGADVEQESDRDVDSLSRMVLTAAEAEVLRTMADRKRGFHAYWSRKEALLKATGHGLAAPMTAIHVSGPDEPPEVVAWEGEAAVSPVRLADLDAGPGYAASAAVLTDRPLRLAEFPLRC, from the coding sequence ATGCCCGTACTGGAGTGCGCCGTCCATTGGGCGCGTCCCGCCGACGACCCCCGGATGCGCGACCTCCTGGACGACGGGGAGCGCGACCGCTACGCGCGGTTCATGCGCGCCGAGGACAAGGCCCGGTTCGTCACCGGGCGGTTCCTCGCGCGCACGGTCCTCGCCGAGGCCACCGGCCGGCCCCCGCACGACCTGCACTTCACCACCGGCTGCCCCCACTGCGGCGACGCGCACGGCAAGCCGCGCCTGCCCGGCAGCGGCCTGGACTTCTCGCTCTCCCACTCGGGCGACCGCGTCCTGCTCGTCCTGGTCGAGGGCGCCGAAGTCGGGGCGGACGTGGAGCAGGAGAGCGACCGCGACGTCGACAGCCTCTCCCGGATGGTCCTCACCGCCGCCGAAGCGGAGGTACTCAGGACCATGGCCGACCGGAAACGCGGCTTCCACGCCTACTGGAGCCGCAAGGAGGCGCTCCTGAAGGCCACCGGCCACGGCCTGGCCGCCCCGATGACCGCCATCCACGTCTCCGGCCCCGACGAGCCCCCCGAGGTCGTCGCCTGGGAGGGCGAGGCGGCCGTCTCCCCCGTCCGGCTCGCCGACCTGGACGCGGGCCCCGGTTACGCCGCCTCGGCCGCCGTCCTCACCGACCGTCCCCTCAGGCTCGCCGAGTTCCCGCTCAGGTGTTGA
- the dapE gene encoding succinyl-diaminopimelate desuccinylase — protein sequence MGLDLYSDVAGLTAAVVDIESVSGGEESLAGAVEEALRTLPHLAVERVGNNVVARTDLGRAERVVLAGHLDTVPLNGNLPSRVEGDRLYGCGTTDMKSGVAVALRLAATVEAPSRDVTYVFYDCEEVEAARNGLRHLAESRPELLAGDFAVLMEPTGGLIEGGCQGTMRVQITATGERAHSARAWMGSNAIHSAGAILDVLRAYEPSRPVVDGLEYHEGLNAVFISGGVAGNVIPDECVVTVNYRFAPDKSLADAEAYLREIFAGFQVTVTDGAPAARPGLNHPAAAAFAAMSGAEVRAKLGWTDVARFAELGVPAVNYGPGEPTLAHTRDEYVEIPLIAECEQRMRTWLEGPITVAS from the coding sequence ATGGGGCTTGATCTGTACTCGGACGTCGCGGGCCTGACGGCGGCGGTCGTCGACATCGAGTCGGTGAGCGGCGGGGAGGAATCCCTGGCCGGAGCCGTCGAGGAGGCGCTGCGGACGCTGCCGCACCTGGCGGTGGAGCGCGTCGGCAACAACGTCGTCGCGCGCACCGATCTCGGACGGGCCGAACGCGTCGTGCTGGCGGGGCACCTCGACACCGTCCCGCTGAACGGCAACCTCCCCTCCCGCGTGGAGGGCGACCGGCTCTACGGCTGCGGCACCACCGACATGAAGAGCGGCGTCGCGGTCGCGCTCCGGCTCGCCGCGACCGTCGAGGCGCCCAGCCGGGACGTCACCTACGTCTTCTACGACTGCGAGGAGGTCGAGGCCGCGCGCAACGGGCTGCGGCATCTCGCGGAGTCCCGGCCCGAACTGCTCGCGGGCGACTTCGCCGTGCTGATGGAGCCGACCGGCGGGTTGATCGAGGGCGGCTGCCAGGGCACGATGCGCGTCCAGATCACCGCGACGGGGGAGCGGGCGCACAGCGCTCGCGCCTGGATGGGGTCGAACGCGATCCACTCCGCCGGGGCGATCCTGGACGTCCTGCGCGCCTACGAGCCGTCACGTCCGGTCGTGGACGGGCTGGAGTACCACGAGGGCCTGAACGCGGTGTTCATCTCGGGTGGCGTCGCCGGGAACGTCATCCCGGACGAGTGCGTCGTCACCGTGAATTATCGGTTCGCGCCCGACAAGTCCCTCGCCGACGCGGAGGCGTACCTCAGGGAAATCTTCGCCGGCTTCCAGGTGACGGTCACCGACGGCGCGCCCGCCGCCCGCCCCGGGCTGAACCACCCGGCCGCCGCCGCGTTCGCCGCGATGAGCGGCGCCGAGGTCCGCGCCAAGCTCGGCTGGACGGACGTCGCCCGCTTCGCCGAACTCGGTGTCCCGGCCGTCAACTACGGCCCCGGCGAGCCGACCCTCGCGCACACACGGGACGAGTACGTCGAGATCCCCCTCATCGCCGAGTGCGAGCAACGTATGCGCACGTGGCTGGAGGGTCCCATTACCGTGGCTTCATGA
- the sigJ gene encoding RNA polymerase sigma factor SigJ, whose amino-acid sequence MSEGTTDDTATRVFADHRELLFSVVYNMIGSVADTEDVLQDTWLAWASRSAAGDPGEIENPRAYLVRIAVNTALSRQAAISRRRETYVGPWLPEPLVARDDVNESTERTEAVSMALLVVLETLTPLERAVFVLHEVFGYAHTEIAPILDRSPAAVRQLAHRAREHVHARRPRYQADPKVQRQATERFLQAALGGDLDALMDILAPDVTLWTDGGGKSKATAALRPIHGADRVARAITGTTARRPMELDIIYRTVNGDPSAVLFNEDAPFAVMVLDLDPDGHRVRGVYAVTNPDKLTHIEEDG is encoded by the coding sequence ATGTCCGAGGGGACCACGGACGACACCGCGACGCGGGTGTTCGCCGATCACCGGGAGCTGCTGTTCTCGGTGGTCTACAACATGATCGGGAGCGTCGCCGACACCGAGGACGTCCTGCAGGACACGTGGCTGGCGTGGGCCTCCCGCAGCGCCGCCGGGGACCCCGGGGAGATCGAGAACCCGCGCGCCTACCTGGTGCGGATCGCGGTCAACACGGCGCTGTCGCGGCAGGCCGCGATCAGCCGCCGCCGCGAGACGTACGTGGGGCCGTGGCTGCCCGAGCCGCTGGTGGCCCGGGACGACGTGAACGAGTCCACCGAGCGCACCGAGGCGGTCTCGATGGCGCTGCTGGTCGTCCTGGAGACGCTCACGCCGCTGGAACGGGCGGTGTTCGTCCTGCACGAGGTCTTCGGCTACGCGCACACCGAGATCGCGCCGATCCTCGACCGCAGCCCGGCGGCGGTCAGGCAGCTCGCGCACCGCGCCCGGGAGCACGTGCACGCCCGCCGCCCCCGCTACCAGGCGGACCCGAAGGTGCAGCGGCAGGCGACGGAGCGGTTCCTCCAGGCCGCCCTCGGCGGCGATCTGGACGCGCTGATGGACATCCTCGCGCCGGACGTGACGCTGTGGACGGACGGCGGCGGCAAGTCCAAGGCCACGGCGGCCCTGCGTCCCATCCACGGGGCCGACCGGGTGGCGCGCGCCATCACCGGGACGACGGCCCGCAGGCCCATGGAGCTGGACATCATCTACCGCACCGTCAACGGCGACCCGTCAGCGGTGCTGTTCAACGAGGACGCGCCGTTCGCCGTCATGGTCCTCGACCTGGACCCGGACGGCCATCGCGTCCGCGGCGTCTACGCCGTCACCAACCCCGACAAGCTGACCCATATCGAGGAGGACGGCTGA
- a CDS encoding TIGR00730 family Rossman fold protein, with protein MTTEVNSRSRRQGPAMLRGRAVPPTTTDQRLLDGRGPVDWVHADPWRVLRIQAEFVEGFGLLAELPKAVSVFGSARTKPDSPEYELAVDIGARLHEAGYAVITGGGPGIMEAANKGCDENGGLSVGLGIELPFEQKLNDHLDIGLEFRYFFVRKTMFVKYSQAFVVLPGGFGTLDELFEAITLVQTKKITRFPIVLVGTRFWGGLLDWVKESMLTSGKISPQDIDLFHLTDDPEEVVKIIIEGHTRAQQEIIESRAAVEAADSAGE; from the coding sequence ATGACAACGGAAGTGAATTCCCGCTCGCGCCGGCAGGGGCCGGCCATGCTGCGGGGGCGGGCCGTCCCCCCGACCACGACCGACCAGCGGCTGCTCGACGGCCGCGGCCCGGTCGACTGGGTGCACGCCGACCCGTGGCGGGTACTGCGGATCCAGGCGGAGTTCGTCGAGGGCTTCGGCCTCCTCGCCGAGCTGCCGAAGGCCGTCAGCGTCTTCGGCAGCGCCCGCACCAAGCCGGACTCCCCGGAGTACGAGCTCGCCGTCGACATCGGCGCCCGCCTGCACGAGGCCGGCTACGCCGTCATCACCGGCGGCGGCCCGGGGATCATGGAGGCGGCCAACAAGGGCTGCGACGAGAACGGCGGCCTGTCGGTCGGCCTCGGCATCGAGCTGCCGTTCGAGCAGAAGCTGAACGACCATCTCGACATCGGCCTGGAGTTCCGGTACTTCTTCGTCAGAAAGACGATGTTCGTCAAGTACTCGCAGGCCTTCGTCGTCCTGCCGGGCGGGTTCGGGACGCTGGACGAGCTGTTCGAGGCGATCACCCTCGTCCAGACCAAGAAGATCACCCGCTTCCCGATCGTGCTGGTCGGCACGCGGTTCTGGGGCGGCCTGCTCGACTGGGTCAAGGAGTCGATGCTGACCTCCGGCAAGATCTCGCCGCAGGACATCGACCTGTTCCACCTCACCGACGACCCGGAGGAGGTCGTCAAGATCATCATCGAGGGCCACACCCGGGCCCAGCAGGAGATCATCGAGTCCCGCGCCGCGGTCGAGGCGGCCGACAGCGCCGGGGAGTAG
- a CDS encoding glycosyltransferase family 4 protein, with amino-acid sequence MEIPRTLVLTGHFPPEPGGVQTFTWELVRRLPADRLVVVAPAWPGAAEFDADLGFPVVRRHAYLLFRGLRRLVVRHRVEAGWITAAAPFGMYAPLVRAAGVRWLVGSAHGQELGWFRAPPTRLALRTAARSFDVLTHLSATTLPELTDAVGDRTRLARLAGAVDTVRFRPGLDGTAVRRRHGLGDGPVVLSVARLVRRKGHDMLIRAWADVVRRRPDARLVIVGDGPMRRRLTEMADREAPGTVTVTGPVSAAELPRYYAAADVFSLPCRDDRAGLQTEGLGLSVLEASAAGLPVVVGRSGGSPESLIDGRTGVLVDATGPDEIALALHRLLGSPARAAAMGAAGRRWTCERWSWDAAAARLAALLKGSVLDAPPKHDTPGMEPAWDSGSS; translated from the coding sequence ATGGAGATACCACGGACGTTGGTGCTGACCGGGCATTTTCCACCGGAGCCCGGCGGGGTGCAGACGTTCACGTGGGAGTTGGTGCGGCGGCTTCCCGCCGACCGGCTGGTCGTCGTGGCGCCCGCGTGGCCGGGGGCCGCGGAGTTCGACGCCGATCTCGGGTTCCCCGTCGTCCGGCGGCACGCGTACCTGCTGTTCCGGGGGCTGCGGCGGCTCGTCGTGCGGCATCGGGTCGAGGCGGGGTGGATCACGGCGGCGGCGCCCTTCGGGATGTACGCGCCGCTGGTGCGGGCGGCCGGGGTGCGGTGGCTGGTCGGGTCCGCGCACGGGCAGGAGCTGGGGTGGTTCCGTGCGCCGCCGACGCGGCTGGCGCTCAGGACGGCGGCGCGGTCGTTCGACGTCCTCACCCATCTCAGCGCGACCACGCTGCCGGAGCTGACGGACGCCGTCGGCGACCGGACGCGGCTGGCGCGGCTCGCCGGGGCGGTGGACACCGTGCGGTTCCGGCCGGGGCTGGACGGGACGGCGGTCCGCCGCCGGCACGGCCTCGGCGACGGGCCGGTGGTGCTCAGCGTCGCGCGGCTCGTGCGGCGCAAGGGCCACGACATGCTGATCCGCGCGTGGGCGGACGTGGTGCGCCGGCGCCCGGACGCCCGGCTGGTGATCGTCGGGGACGGTCCGATGCGGCGCAGGCTCACCGAGATGGCGGACCGGGAGGCGCCCGGGACGGTCACGGTGACCGGGCCCGTCTCCGCGGCGGAGCTGCCGCGCTACTACGCCGCCGCCGACGTGTTCTCGCTGCCGTGCCGCGACGACCGGGCCGGGCTTCAGACCGAGGGGCTCGGCCTGTCGGTGCTGGAGGCGTCCGCGGCGGGGCTTCCGGTGGTGGTCGGCCGGTCCGGTGGCAGCCCCGAGTCCCTGATCGACGGCCGGACGGGGGTCCTGGTCGACGCCACCGGACCGGACGAGATCGCCCTGGCCCTGCACCGCCTGCTCGGCTCCCCCGCACGCGCCGCCGCGATGGGGGCCGCGGGACGGCGATGGACGTGCGAACGCTGGAGCTGGGACGCCGCCGCGGCCCGGCTCGCCGCCCTGCTGAAGGGCTCCGTCCTCGACGCGCCGCCCAAGCACGACACACCGGGGATGGAGCCCGCATGGGACTCAGGGAGCAGCTGA
- a CDS encoding 2,3,4,5-tetrahydropyridine-2,6-dicarboxylate N-succinyltransferase, which translates to MTETFTSPISGDIDELWERRAELTPDDAGARAAIVAAVDQLDSGEARVARIDPATDEVVVDERAKRAILLSFKVLGMARSQVGDFRYHDRIPLKTRLDGVRVVPGAIARWGAHLAPGVVLMPSFTNIGAYVDSGTMVDTWATVGSCAQVGKNVHLSGGVGIGGVLEPPNAKPVVIEDEAMIGSRSMIVEGARVGRGAVVGSGTNLSASMPVIDVETGEEISRGRIPDWCVAVGGTRYKEFKGGTFGLPAVLILKRLEEGQRHDKASLNDILRDHGINT; encoded by the coding sequence ATGACCGAAACGTTCACCAGCCCGATCTCCGGCGACATCGACGAGTTGTGGGAGCGGCGCGCCGAGCTGACGCCCGACGACGCCGGGGCGCGCGCGGCGATCGTCGCCGCCGTCGACCAGCTCGACTCCGGGGAGGCCCGCGTGGCCCGGATCGACCCCGCGACCGACGAGGTGGTCGTCGACGAGCGGGCCAAGCGGGCGATCCTGCTGAGCTTCAAGGTCCTCGGCATGGCGCGATCGCAGGTGGGCGACTTCCGGTACCACGACCGCATCCCGTTGAAGACGCGCCTGGACGGCGTGCGCGTCGTGCCCGGCGCCATCGCGCGGTGGGGCGCCCATCTGGCGCCGGGCGTGGTGCTGATGCCGTCGTTCACCAACATCGGCGCCTACGTCGACTCCGGGACGATGGTCGACACCTGGGCCACCGTGGGGTCGTGCGCGCAGGTCGGCAAGAACGTCCACCTGTCGGGCGGCGTCGGCATCGGCGGCGTGCTGGAGCCGCCGAACGCCAAGCCGGTGGTCATCGAGGACGAGGCGATGATCGGCAGCCGGTCCATGATCGTCGAGGGGGCGCGGGTCGGGCGCGGCGCCGTCGTCGGGTCGGGGACGAACCTGTCGGCGTCCATGCCGGTCATCGACGTCGAGACGGGCGAGGAGATCAGCCGCGGGCGCATCCCCGACTGGTGCGTCGCGGTGGGCGGCACCCGTTACAAGGAGTTCAAGGGCGGCACGTTCGGGCTTCCGGCGGTGCTGATCCTCAAGCGGCTGGAGGAGGGGCAGCGCCACGACAAGGCGTCCCTCAACGACATCCTCCGCGACCACGGCATCAACACCTGA
- a CDS encoding MFS transporter, with protein sequence MTESPPSFLATGRGKLTLTLLCAIAFLDFIDASIVNVALPAIRADLDFSVQDLQWVPSGYLLTYGGFMLLGGRLADLLGRRRVVVAGTVLFSLSSIAGGLATTSGTLIAARLAQGAGAALMLPGTLSILTTTFKEGGDRGKALGVWGGVGGGASAAGVLFGGLLTDGPGWRWVMLVNVPVCVIVIAGLFLLVEGDRRTARLAGFDALGTVLVTGAMLLLVFTLVKAPEVGWDAGRTIGGLAGAAALLLAFLVNEQRSRNPLLPLSIFRIRGLAAADVTQLVAVAGFLSMFFFLSLYMVNVLGYSPLETGSAYLPLCFGVAVAAGASAPLIGRAGTRPVMIAGLLLAAAGIYLLSRIPVEGHYLADLLPGLMVTSFGLGFTFVAVTTAANANVPPDKAGLAAALLNASQQIGGALGLAIFSAVATSRTDDLLADRRPVPEALTGGFSRALLASSLFLVAAAVVALRAANSRGEASAAEPERKAGAVPVT encoded by the coding sequence ATGACCGAATCCCCTCCGTCCTTCCTCGCGACGGGACGCGGCAAGCTCACCCTGACCCTGCTGTGCGCCATCGCGTTCCTGGACTTCATCGACGCCTCGATCGTCAACGTGGCGCTGCCCGCGATCCGCGCCGACCTGGACTTCTCCGTCCAGGACCTGCAGTGGGTGCCGTCGGGCTACCTGCTCACCTACGGCGGGTTCATGCTGCTCGGCGGACGGCTCGCCGACCTGCTCGGACGCCGCCGGGTCGTCGTCGCGGGCACCGTGCTGTTCTCGCTGTCGTCGATCGCGGGCGGGCTCGCCACCACGTCCGGGACGCTCATCGCGGCGCGGCTCGCCCAGGGCGCGGGCGCGGCGCTGATGCTGCCGGGCACGCTGTCGATCCTGACGACCACCTTCAAGGAGGGCGGCGACCGCGGCAAGGCGCTCGGCGTGTGGGGCGGCGTCGGCGGCGGCGCGTCGGCCGCCGGGGTCCTGTTCGGCGGGCTGCTCACCGACGGGCCCGGCTGGCGCTGGGTGATGCTCGTGAACGTCCCCGTCTGCGTGATCGTCATCGCCGGGCTGTTCCTGCTCGTCGAGGGCGACCGGCGCACCGCCCGGCTCGCGGGCTTCGACGCGCTCGGCACCGTCCTCGTCACCGGCGCCATGCTGCTGCTGGTGTTCACCCTGGTCAAGGCCCCGGAGGTCGGCTGGGACGCGGGCCGCACGATCGGCGGCCTCGCCGGAGCGGCCGCGCTCCTGCTGGCGTTCCTGGTCAACGAGCAGCGCAGCCGGAACCCGCTGCTCCCGCTGTCGATCTTCCGGATCAGGGGGCTGGCCGCCGCGGACGTCACCCAGCTCGTCGCCGTCGCCGGGTTCCTGTCGATGTTCTTCTTCCTCAGCCTGTACATGGTGAACGTCCTCGGCTACTCGCCGCTGGAGACCGGCTCGGCCTACCTGCCGCTCTGCTTCGGCGTGGCCGTCGCGGCGGGCGCGTCCGCCCCGCTGATCGGACGCGCCGGGACGCGCCCGGTGATGATCGCCGGGCTGCTGCTCGCGGCCGCCGGCATCTACCTGCTGTCGCGCATCCCGGTGGAGGGCCACTACCTCGCCGACCTGCTGCCCGGCCTGATGGTCACCTCGTTCGGGCTCGGCTTCACGTTCGTGGCCGTCACCACCGCGGCCAACGCCAACGTCCCGCCGGACAAGGCCGGGCTCGCGGCGGCGCTGCTCAACGCCTCCCAGCAGATCGGCGGCGCCCTCGGCCTGGCGATCTTCTCCGCGGTCGCCACGTCCCGTACGGACGACCTGCTGGCCGACCGCAGACCCGTCCCCGAGGCGCTCACCGGCGGGTTCTCCCGGGCGCTGCTGGCCAGTTCCCTCTTCCTGGTCGCCGCGGCCGTGGTCGCCCTCCGCGCCGCCAACAGCCGGGGTGAGGCGTCCGCGGCGGAGCCGGAGAGGAAGGCCGGCGCCGTGCCGGTCACCTAG
- a CDS encoding dihydrodipicolinate reductase, with protein sequence MISVVVWGTGNMGRLAVRSVEAHPALRLTGVIVHDPAKVGRDAGDLAGLGRDLGVAATADAGAVLAARPQAVVYAASGDIRPDDALADVLTAIRAGAVVVTPALYALYDQRGAPPEMRAEVLDAITEGGGSLFASGVDPGWGNDVLPLLVSGLAGTIDVVRCQEIFDYSTYDQPDSVRYLVGMGQPMDYEPPMLAATVPTMVWGGQVGLMARALGAELDEIRETVDRRPLDATITTASMGEFEKGTQGAVRFEVQGIVAGEPRIVVEHVTRIHPSCAPDWPVPPDGDGAHRVVIEGVPRIEVTVEATDEHGNRAAGGNATAAGRLVNAIDWLVDAEPGLYDALDVPVRPAAGKLGRTAS encoded by the coding sequence ATGATCTCCGTGGTCGTCTGGGGTACCGGCAACATGGGACGGCTGGCCGTCCGCTCCGTCGAGGCGCATCCGGCGCTCCGGCTGACCGGCGTGATCGTCCACGATCCCGCCAAGGTCGGACGGGACGCGGGCGACCTCGCCGGCCTCGGCCGCGACCTGGGCGTCGCGGCGACCGCCGACGCGGGCGCCGTGCTCGCCGCCCGCCCGCAGGCCGTCGTGTACGCGGCGTCGGGCGACATCCGGCCGGACGACGCGCTCGCCGACGTCCTCACGGCGATCCGCGCCGGGGCCGTCGTCGTCACCCCCGCCCTCTACGCCCTCTACGACCAGCGCGGCGCGCCGCCCGAGATGCGCGCGGAGGTGCTGGACGCCATCACCGAGGGCGGCGGCTCCCTGTTCGCCTCCGGCGTCGACCCCGGGTGGGGCAACGACGTCCTGCCGCTGCTGGTCAGCGGCCTCGCCGGCACGATCGACGTCGTCCGCTGTCAGGAGATCTTCGACTACTCCACCTACGACCAGCCCGACTCCGTCCGGTACCTGGTCGGCATGGGCCAGCCGATGGACTACGAGCCGCCGATGCTCGCCGCGACCGTCCCGACCATGGTGTGGGGCGGCCAGGTCGGGCTGATGGCCCGCGCCCTCGGCGCCGAGCTGGACGAGATCCGCGAGACCGTGGACCGGCGCCCGCTCGACGCCACGATCACCACCGCGTCCATGGGCGAGTTCGAGAAGGGCACGCAGGGCGCGGTGCGGTTCGAGGTCCAGGGCATCGTGGCGGGCGAGCCGCGCATCGTCGTCGAGCACGTCACGCGCATCCACCCGTCCTGCGCGCCCGACTGGCCCGTGCCCCCGGACGGCGACGGCGCCCACCGCGTGGTCATCGAGGGCGTCCCGCGGATCGAGGTCACCGTCGAGGCCACCGACGAGCACGGCAACCGCGCCGCCGGAGGGAACGCCACCGCCGCCGGGCGCCTGGTGAACGCCATCGACTGGCTCGTGGACGCCGAACCGGGGCTCTACGACGCGCTCGACGTTCCCGTCCGTCCCGCCGCGGGCAAACTCGGCAGGACGGCGTCGTGA